Proteins from one Carcharodon carcharias isolate sCarCar2 chromosome 19, sCarCar2.pri, whole genome shotgun sequence genomic window:
- the LOC121291718 gene encoding zinc finger protein 229-like, whose amino-acid sequence MLRHERVHTGNGFNQSSHLLRHQQVHSGERPFTCSLCGKGFTQSSHLQRHQLTHTGAKRFRCSKCGRGFKQKSNLLRHQRVHTGERLFTCSHCGKRFNQLSHLWRHKRQHSSERAFQCSDWENFQSTEELKKHQHFHTEERPFTCSVCGKGFTESSHLLRHQLVHTGERPFTCSVCGKSFNRSSNLLSHQRLHSGEKRFSCSVCGKGFNRTSNLLRHQRVHSGERPFTCSVCGKGFNQSSNLLSHQQLHTGERQFTCSVCGKGFTQSSHLLTHQRVHTGERPFICSMCGKGFTRSTILREHQRVHTGERPFTCSLCGRGFNQSSNLLRHQRVHTGERPFTCSVCGKGFIRSSDLLRHQRVHSGERPFTCSMCGKGFPQSSNLLRHQQVHTEERPFTCSVCGRGFNRSSNLITPLLFDDVVSWDLFNSREKTDGGLGLTHLKDGTSESAV is encoded by the exons ATGTTGAGACatgagcgagttcacactgggaatgGATTTAATCAATCATCCCATCTGCTGAGACATCAGCAGGTTCACAGTGGGGAAaggcccttcacctgctccttgtgtgggaagggattcactcaatcatcccacctgcagagacaccagctaACCCACACTGGAGCGAAGCGATTCAGGTGCTCCAAATGTGGGAGAGGCTTCAAACAGAAATctaacctgctgagacaccagcgagttcacaccggggagaggctgttcacctgctctcaCTGTGGCAAGAGGTTTAACCAGTTGTCCCACCTGTGGAGACATAAACGACAGCATAGCAGTGAGAGAGCTTTTCAATGCTCTGACTGGGAGAACTTCCAAAGCACTGAGGAACTGAAAAAACATCAGcactttcacactgaggagagaccgttcacctgctctgtgtgtggaaagggatttactgagtcatcccacctgctgagacatcagctagttcacactggggagaggccattcacctgttccgTGTGTGGGAAGAGTTTTAATcgatcatccaacctgctgagccACCAGCGACTTCACAGTGGGGAAAAGCGGTtctcctgctccgtgtgtgggaagggatttaatcgaACCTCCAACCTGCTGCGCCACCAGCgggttcacagtggggagaggccattcacctgctccgtgtgtgggaagggatttaatcaatcatccaacctgctgagccACCAGCAACTTCACACCGGAGAAAGGcaattcacctgctctgtgtgtggaaagggattcacacAATCATCCCacttgctgacacaccagcgagttcacactggggagaggccgttcatctgctctatgtgtgggaaaggattcactcgatCCACCATCCTCAGGgaacatcagcgagttcacaccggggagaggcccttcacctgctccctgtgtgggaggggattcaaCCAATCATCCAACTTGCTGAgacaccaacgagttcacaccggggagaggcccttcacctgctccgtgtgtgggaagggattcattcgaTCATCcgacctgctgagacaccagcgagttcacagtggggagaggccgttcacctgctccatgtgtgggaagggattccctcaatcatccaacctgctgagacaccagcaagttcacactgaagagagaccgttcacctgctctgtgtgtgggaggggatttaATCGATCATCCAATTtg ataactcccctgcttttcgatgacgtagtgtcatgggatctttttaaTTCACGTGAGAAAACAGatgggggccttggtttaactcatttgaaagatggtacctctgagagtgcagtgtgA